The Flavobacterium sp. 1 genome contains the following window.
GCGGCTAAGAAAAGAATCTGTACCGTAGGAACGACTTCTATGCGTGCTGTAGAAAGTTCAGTTTCTTCACAAGACACGCTAAATCCTTATGATGGATGGACAAATAAATTCGTTTTTCCTCCTCATGATTTTAGTATACCGACCTGTATGATTACTAATTTTCATACGCCAAAATCTACTTTGTTAATGATGGTTTCTGCTTTTTGCGGACATGATTTAATGAAAAGAGCTTACGAAGAAGCAATCAAAGAAGAATATAAATTCTATTCTTACGGAGATGCAATGTTGATTATCTAATCGCATTCAAAATTATAAATATAAGTCTCGTCAGCAATGGCGAGATTTTTTTTACCTGCAAACTAATTCCACAAACTGAATACTGCTATCTGAACAGTGATGACTGCCTTCTGAATATGGGCGTATTACGGGTCATCCATTACAAGTTTTGACCAGAAATCAAAGTAATACTAGCACTGTGGGAGCTTCCGTTGGTCGCTTCCTCGTTGCTGTATTACTAATGGCTTCAAGTAAAAACTTTTCATTTTTATCCCTAACGCAATTTCTTTTCCATGAAAATTTCGTTGCTTTAAATATAAAATTTAGCTCCCAATGGATTGATTTTTTATTGAATTATCTTTTTATAGGACTTAAATACTTTCTTTTTTCTATTTTTACTGCATAAATAATAAAAAGATGGATTTCAAAAACACACTGAAATTTGCACAAAAACTGGATGCTCAAGATAATTTACATAAATATCAAGACGAATTTATTTTTCCAAAAGTCAATGACAAAAAGGTAATTTATTTTACTGGTAATTCTTTAGGATTACAGCCAAAAAGATCCAAAAAATATATTGATGAGGTAATGGATGATTGGGCAAATTTAGCCGTTGAAGGTCATTTTTATGCAAAAAAACCTTGGTGGGACTATCAGGAGCGTTTTACTAATCCGTTGAGCAAATTAGTGGGTGCATTGCCGTCAGAAGTCACAGTGATGAATACGCTGACAGTGAATCTTCATTTATTGATGGTTTCTTTTTATAGGCCAACAGCAAAACGTTTCAAAATCATTTGCGAAGAAAAAGCATTTCCTTCAGATCAATATATGTTTCAGAGCCAAGTGCATTTTCACGGTTATAAACCAGAAGATGCAATCGTAGAAATTAAGCGCCGTGACGGGGAACATAACATTCGGCTGGAAGATATTCTGTCAACAATTGAAGAAGTCGGAGAGGAGCTGGCTCTAGTTTTAATAGGTGGCGTAAATTATTATACAGGCCAGGTTTTTGACATGAAAACAATTACCGAAGCTGGTCACAAACAAGGCGCTTATGTGGGTTGGGACTTAGCTCACGCCACAGGAAATATTAAATTAGAACTGCACAATTGGAATGTGGATTTTGCCGCATGGTGCAGCTATAAATACATGAACTCAGGACCAGGAAATGCTTCGGGCTGTTTTGTTCATGAAAAACATCACAACAATAAAGAACTGCCTCGTTTTGCGGGTTGGTGGGGACATAATAAAGAACGACGCTTCAAGATGGAACCGGTTTTTGATCCTGTTCACGGAGCTGGTGGCTGGCAGATAAGTAATCTACCAATTTTATCTTTAGCACCTTATTTAGCTTCTGTTGAAATGTTTGATGAAATTGGAATGGATCAATTAATCTTAAAAAGAGATAAAATAACTTCCTATTTAGAATTTATCCTAAACGAAATCAGCATAGAAGTGCAAGGTTCTTTTGAGATTATTACACCGGCTAATTCTTCTGAAAGAGCATGTCAGTTATCTGTTTTTTTGCATGGAGAAGGGCGCAGGCTGTTTGATTATTTAATGAAAAATGGTGTAATTACAGATTGGCGTGAACCCAATGTAATCCGATTGGCGCCAGTTCCATTATATACCTCCTATGAAGATATGTTTCACTTTGGGCAGATTCTGAAAAGAGGAATATTGGAGAAATAAAAAAACGTGAATAGTTCTAAATGCTGTTCCCGTTTCCTTTTAATTGTAATTTCTTATTCTTTGTCTTTCCTGAAAGGTTTTGTCGGAACGTCCTGCTGAGCCTGTTGAAAACGGTCAATCAGTTTTGGTAAAAAATAACCGTCAGTACCATTTAAGGCAACAACATTTCCTTTGTCTAACTGCAGCCAGCCGTCTTTATGTTCTAATGCTTCGTCATAAAAAATACTTTCGATGGAAGCGATGATGTGTATAGTTCCGTTTTCTTTGATGTTATATTCATTCACAAATTTGCAGTAGAGCTGTACAGGGCTTCCTTTTACAAAAGGGATACTGATTCCTTCTTTATACTCTTCTTCCAAATTGGTTTTGTCAAATTCGGAAATTCCTGATTCATAATTAGCAGATGTGTGATGAGCATCAGTAATCATATCAACTGTTATATGGTTTACAGTGAAGTAGCCGGTTTCCATGATGTTTTTATAAGTATCTCTTGGAGTAGTGGTTGGACGTACAATGATTCCAATTAACGAGGGACTGTTTCCTAAATGGGTAACACTGCTGAAAATAGCAACATTGGTATTGCCCTCAATAGATTTTGTGGCAATCAAATTAGCAGATTTAAATCCAGTACATGAATTAATTAAATTTAATTTTTCAATCTTATCCATCTGTGAAATGGTTTCTTTTGAAATGCTTTTCATGTCTTTTTTGAATTTAAACAAATATAAGAAACGGTTATTTAATACTATAAAATCTTTTGTAAAAATCTTATTTTAGATATTCATTTTTAACTTGTGAGCAAGATATTCTTTGTTTTGTAATAAAAAAATGACAATAATGCTAAAAGCAGTTATAAGCATGGTTTGTTTGTATTTGATAAAAAATAATTCTTTTTTAAAAATGTTTTAGGAAATGGATGTCAAAATATAATGATTTTTATATAAGTTTGAGAGGATCTATTAAAATTGCTTCTGATGAGAATATTAAAACGAGTCTTGCTTATTTTTATTTTTTTGCTAATTGCGGTACTAATTTTATTTGTAATATATAGGGCATATCAAAAGCCTGAATATGAAGGAGAAATTTATTTAAAAAATATTCAAAAGGAAACTATTGTTTATTTTGATGAATTTGGCGTGCCTCATATTTATGCAAAAAATTCCAAAGATGCAATGGTGGCTTTGGGATATGTACATGCTCAAGATCGATTATGGCAAATGGAATTGCTTAGACGAATAGTTCCTGGTAGGCTGTCCGAAATATTTGGTTCGGTAGCTTTAAAGAATGATAAATTTTTTGCTGGTTTAGGAATTGAAGAAGCTTCCCAAAAAGCAATTGCAGACTTGGATAAAAAAAGCCCAGCCTATCAATTGATGATGGGATACCTTGATGGAATTAATCAATATATTGACGAAGGACCAGCTCCTGTTGAGTTCAAATTGTTAGGAATTAAAAAAGATAAATTTACGGTACAAGATGTTTATAATATTTTTGGGTACATGTCTTTTAGTTTTGCAATGGCTCAAAAAACAGATCCTTTACTTACCGATATTCGTAATAAATATGGGATGGATTATCTGAAAGACTTTGGTTTAGAAGGGCAGTTTAATACAACTCAAATTAAGAATGCAAAACAAAGCACACAAGAATATGCTGTTATTTCACAATCTATTGCTTCATTATTAGATAAATCCCCAGTTGCTCCTTTTGTAGGGAGTAATAGCTGGGTTATTGCTCCGCCGAAAACAAAAAATAAGAAAGTGATTTTTGCCAATGATCCTCACATTGGATTTTCGCAGCCGGGAACTTGGTACGAAGCTCATATAGAAACTCCAGATTTTGAACTATATGGCTGTTATCTGGCAGGTGCGCCGTTTCCTTTGTTGGGGCATAATCATGAATATGCTTATGGTTTGACAATGTTTGAAAACGATGATGTGGATTTTTACCAAGAAGAAAATAATCCAGAAAACAGTAATCAGTATAAAACTAAAAACGGATTTCAAGAATACGAAATCAGAAAGAAAATAATAAAAGTAAAAGATTCTGCGGATGTGGTTCTGAATATAAAAATAAGTCAGCACGGTCCTGTTATGAATGATTTATTAGTGGGTTTAAAAAGTGATAAGCCAGTTGCTATGTCTTGGATTTATACACAGCATCCTAATCATAACATTGAAGCTATTTATGCTTTATCACATTCAAAATCTGTTTCCGAATTTGAAAAAGGAGTGTCACTTATTCATTCGCCGGGACTTAATGTGATGTATGGTGATGCCAAAGGAAATGTGGGTTGGTGGGCAACAGGGAAATTATATAAGCATAGAAATAGTGCAAATACTAATTTCATATTGAATGGATCTGAGGGTAAAGATGATAATCTGGAATATTTAGATTTTTCTAAAAATCCTTCAGCTTTCAATCCAAGCTGGAACTATGTTTATTCTGCAAATAACCAGCCGGAAGCAATTGATGGCTTTGTGTATCCGGGATATTATCTTCCTGAAGACAGAGCCAAAAGAATTACACAATTATTAAATTCAAAATCCAATTGGGATAAAAGTTCAGTTGGTGAAATGATTAATGACAATACCTCTGCAATCGCTCCCGAAATGGTTAAAAAGCTGATTTCAAATTTAAATCTTAAATCACTTTCCAAAACAGAAAAAGAAGCAATAATTGTTTTAAAATTGTGGAAAGGAACTAATAATTTAGAAGATGTTGCTCCTGCGATTTATAATAAATGGATTTATTTGTATTTAAAGAATACTTTTCAAGACGAATTAGGAGACGAAAAGTTTAAACAGTTTCTTGGAACTCATTGTATGAAGCAAATTACCACAAGACAGATTTCTAGCAAAAATTCACCATGGTGGGATGATATTACTACCAAAAACAAGAAGGAAACTAGAAGTGAAATAGTGACAAAGTCATTTGAGGAGGCAGTAATAGCCTTAGAAAAACAATTAGGAAGTTTATCTTCGGAATGGAAATGGGAAAAAGTTCACACAGTAGAATATCAACATCCAATAGGGAAATTAGCATTATTAAGACCTTTTTTTAATGTGGGCCCTTATGAAGTCTCTGGATCGAATGAAGTGATAAATAATCAATTTTTTGATTTTGCTGAAGATGGTTTTTATAAAGTAAAAGGAGGCCCATCAAGCAGAAGAGTAATAGATTTTTCAGATATTGAAAATAGTTGGGGAATTTTACCAACGGGTCAGTCTGGGAATCCATTCAGCAAGCATTACAATGATCAGGCTGAACTGTATAATTCAGGAAAGTTCAGAAAAATGAAATTGAATAAAAAAGAAATTATACAGTCTTCTACAAAGCTGGTTTTTTATCCTGTAAAGAATTAATCTTAATCCCAAATGTATTTCCAAGAACGGTCTTTTTGTTTTTTCCAAACCGTATGAAAAATACCTTTTGAAATCTGCTCCTTTCCAGAGGAATCTTTTGAAATCCAGACATATTTGCCGTAGCTTGAAGCCATATCGCCAGCATAGGAGACGGTTACAGCATCAGGAGACCAGGTTACGGTTACGTTTTGATATCTAGGATTGGAATAATAATTTTTAATATTGTTTTTTCCAATGATTATAGTGTCGTGTTCTCTTTTGATAACGGCACAGGAATCTGCAAATTGGTAAAAGCCTTCTGCTGGTCCTTTTTCGGCTACTAATTTTTCAAAGTCCTTTTCGGTTTTGACAATTTCTAATTTGATATACGCCGCATTTTTAGTTTCTGACTTTGGCGAACAGCCATTCAGAATTAACATTAAAATAAAGAATTTGAATACTTTTTTCATTGTGAATTATTTTTTAAATATAAAATAAACGGCTAAAATTAAACATATAAAACCAATGAAATGATTCCATCTCAAAGTTTCATTTTTAAAAAAAAGCAAGGAGAACAACACAAAAATAACTAATGTGATTACTTCTTGAATTACCTTAAGCTGTAATAAAGAAAAAGGACCGCCATTACCTTCGTAGCCTATCCTGTTGGCAGGAACTTGAAAAAAATATTCAAATAATGCCAAGCCCCAGCTTATCAATACGACAGTTATTAATCCTGTATTTTCAAACCATTTTAATTCCTTGAATTTAAGATGCCCATACCAAGCCAATGTCATAAAAATATTTGACAACAGTAATAACCCTATAGTAGCGTATGCTTTCATGTTTTGTTTTTTGAACCAAGAATAGTAATTATAATTGCTATTTTAATATTGAAAACTGTGGAGGTTTATTTTTTGAGTATTTTAGAGAGTATTCCAAATGCGCCTCTGATGAAAGTTGCGCTGGTAACAACCTTTAAAACCGATTTTGTGACAACACTTGCAGCGCTTGGTTCATTATTTGCTTTTTTTGTTTCCTCAATAACAACTGCTTGTTCTTGTGCAGATTCTATTTTTTTAGTGAGCATCTCATAAGCACTTTCGCGGTCGATCACTTCACTGTATTTTTTGACTAATTTGGACTTGTTGTTAATCTCCTGAATTTCAGCATCCGTTAAAATGTCCATTCGGCTCATTGGCGCACGCATCATTGTAGCCACAAGCGGAGTTGGAATTCCTTTTTCGTTTAAGGCTGTTACAAAAGCTTCGCCAATTCCTAAACTGGTCAATAATTCATCTGTTTTGTAATATTCGGATGAGGGGTAATTATCCGCTGATTGTTTGATTGCTTGTCTGTCATTAGCAGTAAAAGCTCTTAGAGCATGCTGTATTTTTAATCCGAGTTGTGCCAAAACGCCACTTGGAATATCCATTGGATTTTGAGTGATAAAATAAACACCTACTCCTTTGGAACGAATTAACTTTACTATGGTTTCTATTTGTTCCAATAAAGTTTTGCTGGCTTCATTAAAAATCAAATGGGCCTCGTCTATAAATATAACTAATTCGGGTTGGTCTGCATCTCCTTTTTCAGGCATTTGCTGGTATATTTCGGCTAATAAACTAAGCATGAAAGTAGAGAATAATTTAGGTTTATCTTGAATATCTGTTAGTCGGATAATATTGATGTACCCTTTTCCGTATTCATCAATACGCAGTAAGTCATCAATTTCAAAAGACAATTCTCCAAAAAACAAATCACCGCCTTGCTGTTCCAGTTCAATTATTTTTCTTAAAATTGTTCCTGTAGTCGAAGTAGATATCTTGCCGTAACTTTCTTCAATTTCGTCTTTTCCCTCGTCGGTTATGTAATTAATGACTTTTTTAATATCCTTTAAATCTAACAGGGGCATTTTATTGTCATCACAATATTTAAAAATAACCGAAACAACTCCAGCCTGTGTGTCATTTAAATCTAAAATTCGGGAAAAAAGTACAGGTCCAAATTCTGAAACTGTAGATCGAAGCCTTACGCCTTCCTGTTTAGAAAGTGTCATTAATTCGACTGGGAAACCCGATACAGCATAGGGGATATTTAGTTTTGAATGCCGTTCTTTTATGAAATCTTTTTCTTCTCCTTCTTTGGCAATACCGCTAAAATCACCTTTTATATCCATCATTAAAACAGGAATGCCATAAGAGGATAACTGTTCAGAGAGAACTTGAATTGTTTTTGTTTTTCCGGTTCCAGTAGCGCCAGCTATCAATCCATGTCTGTTTAATGTTTTTAATGGGATTTTTACAGGAGTGCTTGCTAATACTTCACCATCTAGGATGGAGACTCCAAGTGTTATGCTTTCACCTTTGGATAAATAGCCTTTATTTATGTACTGAATAAAATTTTCTTTGTTGCTCATTTTAACGGAGTTTTTGAAATGAACTGCAAGATATTAAATATTATCCAAATGGAATAATCAAGTGTTTCTTATAAATAATATCACAAAAAAAGATTAATTTGATAGAAAATGTAAGTTTTTTAATTAGGCAATTCTTTGAATAAAAATACTCGGAATGCTTAAAACGTCTTGTTTTTTTAATAATTTTGAAAGGTTTTTTAAAAAAAATATTCAATTATTCTTAAAAAACCTTACAGTACTGTTTTAAGAATAAAATAAATTGTTAGAATACTTAAAAAAAAGTTTTTTTATTTCAACTAAAAAATTAAATTTGCTCCTATACAAGTTTATTAAAACTAAAATAAATATTTAAAATTTAAAAAAATGGCAAACGTTAAAGTTAAAAAAGAAAGCACTTCAAATGGTGGAGGAATGGTTTCAGGAATTATTATCGCATTATGTATTTTTGTAGGTTGGTTAGTTTGGTCTCAAGTGATGGGAGACCCATCGAATTTTGAAGGTGGAGATACAGAAAAAGGTCACCCATTAAATACATTAGGACAAGTTTACAAAGGAGGATTTATAGTACCGGTATTATTAGGTATGTTATTAATGGTTATTGTTTTCTCTATTGAAAGATTTTTTGTTATTACAAAAGCTGCTGGTAAAGGAAATTTAGATAAATTTATGAAAGCAATCCAAGTAAGTATCAAATCAGGAGATATTGATGGCGCTATTGTTTCA
Protein-coding sequences here:
- a CDS encoding helicase HerA-like domain-containing protein, with translation MSNKENFIQYINKGYLSKGESITLGVSILDGEVLASTPVKIPLKTLNRHGLIAGATGTGKTKTIQVLSEQLSSYGIPVLMMDIKGDFSGIAKEGEEKDFIKERHSKLNIPYAVSGFPVELMTLSKQEGVRLRSTVSEFGPVLFSRILDLNDTQAGVVSVIFKYCDDNKMPLLDLKDIKKVINYITDEGKDEIEESYGKISTSTTGTILRKIIELEQQGGDLFFGELSFEIDDLLRIDEYGKGYINIIRLTDIQDKPKLFSTFMLSLLAEIYQQMPEKGDADQPELVIFIDEAHLIFNEASKTLLEQIETIVKLIRSKGVGVYFITQNPMDIPSGVLAQLGLKIQHALRAFTANDRQAIKQSADNYPSSEYYKTDELLTSLGIGEAFVTALNEKGIPTPLVATMMRAPMSRMDILTDAEIQEINNKSKLVKKYSEVIDRESAYEMLTKKIESAQEQAVVIEETKKANNEPSAASVVTKSVLKVVTSATFIRGAFGILSKILKK
- a CDS encoding DMT family protein is translated as MKAYATIGLLLLSNIFMTLAWYGHLKFKELKWFENTGLITVVLISWGLALFEYFFQVPANRIGYEGNGGPFSLLQLKVIQEVITLVIFVLFSLLFFKNETLRWNHFIGFICLILAVYFIFKK
- a CDS encoding flavin reductase family protein, with the translated sequence MKSISKETISQMDKIEKLNLINSCTGFKSANLIATKSIEGNTNVAIFSSVTHLGNSPSLIGIIVRPTTTPRDTYKNIMETGYFTVNHITVDMITDAHHTSANYESGISEFDKTNLEEEYKEGISIPFVKGSPVQLYCKFVNEYNIKENGTIHIIASIESIFYDEALEHKDGWLQLDKGNVVALNGTDGYFLPKLIDRFQQAQQDVPTKPFRKDKE
- a CDS encoding penicillin acylase family protein codes for the protein MRILKRVLLIFIFLLIAVLILFVIYRAYQKPEYEGEIYLKNIQKETIVYFDEFGVPHIYAKNSKDAMVALGYVHAQDRLWQMELLRRIVPGRLSEIFGSVALKNDKFFAGLGIEEASQKAIADLDKKSPAYQLMMGYLDGINQYIDEGPAPVEFKLLGIKKDKFTVQDVYNIFGYMSFSFAMAQKTDPLLTDIRNKYGMDYLKDFGLEGQFNTTQIKNAKQSTQEYAVISQSIASLLDKSPVAPFVGSNSWVIAPPKTKNKKVIFANDPHIGFSQPGTWYEAHIETPDFELYGCYLAGAPFPLLGHNHEYAYGLTMFENDDVDFYQEENNPENSNQYKTKNGFQEYEIRKKIIKVKDSADVVLNIKISQHGPVMNDLLVGLKSDKPVAMSWIYTQHPNHNIEAIYALSHSKSVSEFEKGVSLIHSPGLNVMYGDAKGNVGWWATGKLYKHRNSANTNFILNGSEGKDDNLEYLDFSKNPSAFNPSWNYVYSANNQPEAIDGFVYPGYYLPEDRAKRITQLLNSKSNWDKSSVGEMINDNTSAIAPEMVKKLISNLNLKSLSKTEKEAIIVLKLWKGTNNLEDVAPAIYNKWIYLYLKNTFQDELGDEKFKQFLGTHCMKQITTRQISSKNSPWWDDITTKNKKETRSEIVTKSFEEAVIALEKQLGSLSSEWKWEKVHTVEYQHPIGKLALLRPFFNVGPYEVSGSNEVINNQFFDFAEDGFYKVKGGPSSRRVIDFSDIENSWGILPTGQSGNPFSKHYNDQAELYNSGKFRKMKLNKKEIIQSSTKLVFYPVKN
- the kynU gene encoding kynureninase; the protein is MDFKNTLKFAQKLDAQDNLHKYQDEFIFPKVNDKKVIYFTGNSLGLQPKRSKKYIDEVMDDWANLAVEGHFYAKKPWWDYQERFTNPLSKLVGALPSEVTVMNTLTVNLHLLMVSFYRPTAKRFKIICEEKAFPSDQYMFQSQVHFHGYKPEDAIVEIKRRDGEHNIRLEDILSTIEEVGEELALVLIGGVNYYTGQVFDMKTITEAGHKQGAYVGWDLAHATGNIKLELHNWNVDFAAWCSYKYMNSGPGNASGCFVHEKHHNNKELPRFAGWWGHNKERRFKMEPVFDPVHGAGGWQISNLPILSLAPYLASVEMFDEIGMDQLILKRDKITSYLEFILNEISIEVQGSFEIITPANSSERACQLSVFLHGEGRRLFDYLMKNGVITDWREPNVIRLAPVPLYTSYEDMFHFGQILKRGILEK